One segment of Fundidesulfovibrio soli DNA contains the following:
- a CDS encoding YeeE/YedE thiosulfate transporter family protein, protein MSDTDKEKEISPQADSQALEADVQAASAEQAAPEPQVESPRAAAPRPQVALPQDKAPMNPYLAGVLLGLTLLASYLILGAGLGASGALARLGAVLEHAVLPARAEASAYFGPWFPNPLSYYLVFMLAGTFVGGLVSAASGGRLRLMIERGPTASRARRLALALIGGVIAGFASRLAQGCTSGQGLSGGAVLLTGSFLFMGCLFATGYLTAWIFRRQWT, encoded by the coding sequence ATGAGCGATACCGATAAAGAGAAAGAGATTTCCCCCCAGGCCGACAGCCAGGCTCTCGAGGCCGACGTCCAGGCCGCCTCTGCGGAGCAGGCCGCGCCCGAGCCGCAGGTCGAGTCGCCCCGCGCGGCGGCCCCCCGGCCCCAGGTGGCCCTCCCGCAGGACAAGGCCCCCATGAACCCCTACCTGGCGGGCGTGCTGCTGGGCCTGACCCTGCTGGCCTCCTACCTGATCCTGGGCGCGGGCCTCGGGGCCTCCGGGGCCCTGGCCCGGCTGGGCGCCGTGCTGGAGCACGCCGTGCTGCCCGCGCGCGCCGAGGCATCGGCCTACTTCGGGCCCTGGTTCCCCAACCCGCTCTCCTATTACCTGGTGTTCATGCTGGCCGGGACGTTCGTGGGCGGCCTGGTCTCGGCGGCCTCGGGCGGTCGGCTGCGCCTGATGATCGAGCGCGGGCCCACGGCCTCGCGCGCCCGCCGCCTGGCCCTGGCCCTGATCGGCGGCGTGATCGCGGGCTTCGCCTCACGCCTGGCCCAGGGCTGCACCTCCGGGCAGGGCCTCTCCGGCGGGGCCGTGCTGCTCACGGGCAGCTTCCTGTTCATGGGCTGCCTGTTCGCCACGGGCTACCTGACGGCCTGGATCTTCAGGAGGCAGTGGACATGA
- a CDS encoding rhodanese-like domain-containing protein, giving the protein MKRPLLLLVLAAALGLAPRTPALAKEQDLPRAAAPDEVAAMLAKPPAGLEIVDIRPQGEFSDYALPGSMNIEASAVLGDESFLSAPGPLLLVDKDGTTAMAVAGALAQKTARPVLVLRGGLAGWWEARELGLAVKEVPLNQAAPTSAPAPAAAPAQGPAQGAPAKQAPPAQPAPPAPAAPGQPGQPGQPGPGDVPQPPASKSAGC; this is encoded by the coding sequence ATGAAACGCCCGTTATTGCTGTTGGTCCTGGCGGCCGCGCTGGGGCTCGCCCCCCGGACTCCGGCCCTGGCCAAGGAGCAGGATCTGCCCCGCGCCGCCGCGCCGGACGAGGTTGCGGCCATGCTCGCCAAGCCCCCGGCGGGGCTCGAAATCGTGGACATCCGCCCTCAGGGCGAATTCTCTGACTACGCCCTGCCCGGCAGCATGAACATCGAGGCCTCGGCCGTGCTCGGCGACGAGAGCTTCCTCTCCGCCCCCGGCCCGCTGCTCCTGGTGGACAAGGACGGCACCACGGCCATGGCCGTGGCCGGAGCCCTGGCCCAGAAGACCGCGCGCCCCGTGCTGGTGCTGCGCGGCGGACTGGCGGGCTGGTGGGAGGCCCGCGAGTTGGGCCTGGCCGTGAAGGAGGTGCCCCTGAACCAGGCGGCCCCGACTTCCGCGCCCGCCCCCGCTGCCGCCCCGGCGCAAGGCCCGGCCCAGGGCGCGCCCGCCAAGCAGGCTCCCCCCGCGCAGCCCGCGCCCCCGGCCCCGGCCGCTCCGGGCCAGCCCGGCCAGCCCGGCCAGCCCGGACCCGGCGATGTTCCCCAACCCCCGGCCTCCAAAAGCGCAGGATGCTAG
- the lepA gene encoding translation elongation factor 4 yields MVDKSRIRNFSIIAHIDHGKSTLADRILEVTKVITQREMREQYLDKMDLERERGITIKAQTVRIPYRDPEHGDFVLNLIDTPGHVDFSYEVSRSLAACEGALLVVDATQGVEAQTLANVFLALDNDLEIIPVLNKIDLPSADADRVKSEIEEAIGLDTKDSVAVSAKTGLNVEQVLKAIVERLPAPKGETDAPLQALIFDSWYDAYQGVVVLFRVMEGSLKVGQKIKMFSTGAVFEVLRLGVFSPGPVDVTDFGPGEVGFMSGSIKNLQEARVGDTITLADNPCSAPLPGFKEVKPMVFCGLYPVDANDYEQLKNALEKLQLNDAALTYEPETSQALGFGYRCGFLGLLHMEIVQERLEREFQVELIATAPSVIYKVERTDGSVISIDNPSKLPKTQETATLYEPYARVEIHVPNEYVGNVFKLCEEKRGIQKDIRYLTATRVIITYELPFAEIVYDFFDRLKSGTRGYASLDYELIDYRASDLVKLDILINGDPVDALAVIVHREKAYYLGRDVALKLKKVIPRQMFEVVIQAAIGAKIIARERIAPLRKDVIAKCYGGDITRKRKLLEKQKEGKRRMKRMGNVELPQEAFLAALKAGD; encoded by the coding sequence ATGGTAGACAAGTCGCGCATAAGAAACTTCAGCATCATCGCCCACATCGACCACGGGAAGTCCACCCTGGCCGACCGCATCCTGGAGGTCACCAAGGTGATCACCCAAAGGGAGATGCGCGAGCAATATCTGGACAAGATGGACCTCGAGCGCGAGCGCGGCATCACCATCAAGGCGCAGACCGTGCGCATCCCCTACCGCGACCCCGAACACGGGGACTTCGTGCTCAACCTCATCGACACCCCGGGCCACGTGGACTTCTCCTATGAGGTCTCCCGCTCCCTGGCCGCCTGTGAGGGCGCGCTGCTGGTGGTGGACGCCACCCAGGGCGTGGAGGCCCAGACCCTGGCCAACGTCTTCCTGGCCCTGGACAACGATCTGGAGATCATCCCGGTCCTCAACAAGATCGACCTGCCCTCCGCCGACGCCGACCGCGTGAAGTCCGAGATCGAAGAGGCCATCGGCCTGGACACCAAGGACTCCGTGGCCGTTTCCGCCAAGACCGGGCTCAACGTGGAGCAGGTGCTCAAGGCCATCGTGGAGCGCCTCCCCGCGCCCAAGGGCGAGACCGACGCGCCCCTGCAGGCCCTGATCTTCGACTCCTGGTACGACGCCTACCAGGGCGTGGTGGTGCTCTTCCGGGTCATGGAAGGCTCCCTCAAGGTGGGCCAGAAGATCAAGATGTTCTCCACCGGCGCGGTGTTCGAGGTGCTTCGCCTGGGCGTGTTCTCCCCGGGCCCGGTGGACGTGACCGACTTCGGCCCGGGCGAGGTCGGCTTCATGAGCGGGTCCATCAAGAACCTGCAGGAAGCCCGCGTGGGCGACACCATCACCCTGGCGGACAATCCCTGTTCCGCGCCGCTGCCCGGCTTCAAGGAAGTGAAGCCCATGGTCTTCTGCGGGCTCTACCCCGTGGACGCCAACGACTACGAGCAGCTCAAGAACGCCCTGGAGAAGCTCCAGCTCAACGACGCGGCCCTCACCTACGAGCCCGAGACCTCCCAGGCCCTGGGCTTCGGCTACCGTTGCGGCTTCCTGGGCCTGCTGCACATGGAGATCGTGCAGGAGCGCCTGGAGCGCGAATTCCAGGTGGAGCTCATCGCCACGGCCCCCTCGGTCATCTACAAGGTGGAGCGCACCGACGGCTCCGTGATCTCCATCGACAACCCCTCCAAGCTGCCCAAGACGCAGGAGACGGCCACCCTCTACGAGCCCTACGCCCGCGTGGAGATCCACGTCCCCAACGAGTACGTGGGCAACGTCTTCAAGCTCTGCGAGGAGAAGCGCGGCATCCAGAAGGACATCCGCTACCTCACGGCCACCCGGGTGATCATCACCTACGAGCTGCCCTTCGCCGAGATCGTCTACGACTTCTTCGACCGCCTGAAATCCGGCACGCGCGGCTACGCCTCGCTGGACTACGAGCTCATCGACTACCGCGCCTCGGACCTGGTGAAGCTCGACATCCTGATCAACGGCGACCCCGTGGACGCCCTGGCCGTGATCGTGCACCGCGAGAAGGCCTACTACCTGGGCCGCGACGTGGCGCTCAAGCTCAAGAAGGTCATCCCGCGCCAGATGTTCGAGGTGGTGATCCAGGCGGCCATCGGGGCCAAGATCATCGCCCGCGAGCGCATCGCGCCCCTGCGCAAGGACGTCATCGCCAAGTGTTACGGCGGCGACATCACCCGCAAGCGCAAGCTGTTGGAAAAGCAGAAGGAAGGCAAGCGCCGCATGAAGCGCATGGGCAACGTGGAGCTGCCCCAGGAGGCCTTCCTGGCCGCCCTCAAGGCCGGGGACTAG
- the lepB gene encoding signal peptidase I: MNPRWQKVLKEYVEALAVALVLALFIRTFVVQAFKIPSESMVNTLLVGDHLLVSKFAYGIKLPFVEKPVIDTGNPARGDVIVFEYPKNRELDYIKRIIGLPGDVIELKNNVVYRNGQAVDEPYKRVDAAPLGGGIKANYGPVTVPADQFFVMGDNRDHSEDSRYWGFVPREYIRGKAWVIYWSWGGGAEIRWDRIGKTIQ, translated from the coding sequence ATGAATCCCCGTTGGCAGAAAGTGCTCAAGGAATACGTCGAAGCCCTGGCCGTGGCCCTGGTGCTGGCCCTGTTCATCCGCACCTTCGTTGTCCAGGCGTTCAAGATACCTTCCGAATCCATGGTGAACACCCTGCTGGTGGGCGACCACCTGCTGGTGAGCAAGTTCGCCTACGGCATCAAGCTGCCCTTCGTGGAGAAGCCCGTCATCGACACGGGCAACCCGGCCCGCGGGGACGTGATCGTGTTCGAGTACCCCAAGAACCGCGAGCTGGACTACATCAAGCGCATCATCGGCCTGCCCGGTGACGTGATCGAGCTCAAGAACAACGTGGTCTACCGCAACGGCCAGGCCGTGGACGAGCCCTACAAGCGCGTGGACGCCGCGCCCCTGGGCGGCGGCATCAAGGCCAACTACGGCCCCGTCACCGTCCCGGCGGACCAGTTCTTCGTCATGGGCGACAACCGCGACCACTCCGAGGACTCCCGCTACTGGGGCTTCGTGCCCCGCGAGTACATCCGGGGCAAGGCCTGGGTGATCTACTGGTCCTGGGGCGGGGGCGCCGAGATTCGCTGGGACCGCATCGGCAAGACGATCCAATAA
- a CDS encoding YifB family Mg chelatase-like AAA ATPase has translation MALSRVLSAALAGVEAHTIVLECDLARQGMPSFTMVGLAEGAVRESKERVFAALKNRGFKLPPSRITVNLAPADVRKEGSGYDLPLALALLSAAEILPASTLTGYFLAGELSLTGELKPVSGILPLAIRARQEGARGLLLPAENAQEASVVKGLDVFAISSLDEAVRFLAGEQTLAPVAFDDSVLAPPVEAFPLDFAEVKGQEHAKRAIEIAAAGGHNLLFMGPPGSGKTMLAKRIPTVLPPLTFDEALEVTRVYSVAGELARGGRLITTRPFRSPHHTISDAGLIGGGGVPRPGEVSLAHRGVLFLDELPEFKKSVLEVLRQPIEDGRVTIARAAVSLTYPAGFMLVAAMNPCPCGYHGDERHPCTCTGAKVRAYRSRLSGPLLDRIDLQVEVPAVPYKDLKADSGRVDSATMRHRVLAARAVQATRFAGTRILTNSQLSGKALGTFCPIGEEGHRFLEMANSRLGLSARAHTRILRLGRTIADLDGSSDIRVEHLAEAINYRNLDRGAGGS, from the coding sequence GTGGCGCTGTCTCGGGTGCTGTCCGCCGCCCTGGCGGGGGTGGAGGCCCACACCATCGTCCTGGAATGCGACCTGGCCCGCCAGGGCATGCCGTCCTTCACCATGGTGGGGCTGGCCGAGGGGGCCGTGCGCGAGAGCAAGGAGCGCGTGTTCGCCGCGCTCAAGAACCGGGGCTTCAAGCTGCCGCCCTCGCGCATCACGGTGAACCTGGCCCCGGCAGACGTCCGCAAGGAGGGCAGCGGCTACGACCTGCCCCTGGCCCTGGCCCTGCTTTCCGCCGCCGAAATACTCCCCGCTTCGACCCTCACCGGCTACTTCCTGGCCGGGGAACTCTCCCTCACGGGCGAACTCAAGCCCGTCTCGGGCATCCTGCCCCTGGCCATCCGGGCCCGGCAGGAGGGCGCGCGCGGCCTGCTGCTGCCCGCAGAGAACGCCCAGGAGGCCAGCGTGGTCAAAGGCCTGGACGTGTTCGCCATCTCCAGCCTGGACGAGGCCGTGCGCTTCCTGGCCGGGGAGCAGACCCTGGCCCCCGTGGCCTTCGACGACTCCGTGCTGGCCCCGCCCGTGGAGGCCTTCCCCCTGGACTTCGCCGAGGTCAAGGGACAGGAGCACGCCAAGCGCGCCATCGAGATAGCCGCCGCCGGGGGCCACAACCTGCTGTTCATGGGGCCGCCGGGCTCGGGCAAGACCATGCTGGCCAAGCGCATCCCCACGGTGCTGCCGCCGCTGACCTTCGACGAGGCCCTGGAGGTCACGCGGGTCTATTCCGTTGCCGGGGAGCTGGCCCGGGGCGGCAGGCTCATCACCACGCGGCCCTTCCGCTCGCCGCACCACACCATCTCGGACGCCGGGCTCATCGGCGGAGGCGGGGTGCCCAGGCCCGGGGAGGTCTCCCTGGCGCACCGGGGCGTATTGTTCCTGGATGAATTGCCGGAGTTCAAGAAGAGCGTGCTGGAGGTGCTGCGCCAGCCCATCGAGGACGGCCGCGTGACCATCGCCCGCGCCGCCGTGAGCCTGACCTATCCGGCCGGATTCATGCTGGTGGCGGCCATGAACCCCTGCCCCTGCGGCTACCACGGCGATGAGCGTCACCCCTGCACCTGCACCGGGGCCAAGGTGCGGGCGTACCGCTCGCGGCTCTCCGGGCCGCTCCTGGACCGCATCGACCTCCAGGTGGAGGTGCCCGCGGTGCCCTACAAGGACCTGAAGGCCGACTCCGGCCGCGTGGACTCGGCCACCATGCGCCACAGGGTGCTGGCTGCGCGGGCCGTGCAGGCCACGCGCTTCGCCGGAACCAGAATCCTCACCAACAGCCAGCTCTCGGGCAAGGCCCTGGGAACCTTCTGCCCCATCGGGGAAGAGGGACACCGCTTCCTGGAAATGGCCAACTCCCGCCTTGGGCTCTCCGCCCGGGCTCATACGCGCATCCTGCGCCTGGGCCGCACAATCGCCGACCTGGATGGAAGCAGCGACATCCGCGTGGAGCACCTGGCCGAAGCCATCAATTACCGGAATCTGGACAGGGGCGCGGGCGGTTCATAG
- a CDS encoding YecA family protein: MNSKISLTKADLEKKLHQQLEYIQRSAELFDAGHEDEAIRLAVPIRVLVHQTKHSHSLLDQLGMKGVKFFDSSFVLIRESLVPHSGLVFMDGAEAKFIPPLDMAGLEFRKVDFEDWWNGNVFRDSNDNLYTRKNLILTAADQDGGAHVDPALEHIYEGLLRKNTHGWNSKDQDGKDVFWSPVYPSIRQIAHEVLKTLIDGYGKQTCYAGPMLVGGVSVSNDPPPWAAYMQAKGKNKIQRNGPCHCGSAKKYKACCYLTKNT; this comes from the coding sequence ATGAATAGCAAGATATCCCTGACGAAAGCAGATCTTGAGAAAAAGCTTCATCAGCAGCTTGAGTATATACAAAGATCAGCGGAGCTGTTTGACGCAGGTCATGAAGATGAAGCAATTCGACTAGCTGTCCCAATTCGAGTTTTGGTTCATCAGACAAAACACTCTCATTCCCTGCTTGACCAACTCGGCATGAAGGGGGTGAAGTTCTTCGATTCTTCCTTTGTCTTGATCAGAGAGAGTTTGGTGCCGCATTCCGGGTTAGTTTTTATGGATGGAGCAGAGGCAAAATTTATTCCACCTCTCGATATGGCAGGCCTAGAGTTTAGGAAAGTCGATTTTGAGGACTGGTGGAATGGGAATGTTTTTCGAGACTCAAATGATAATTTGTACACTAGGAAAAACTTGATTCTTACTGCTGCAGACCAAGATGGTGGAGCCCATGTTGATCCTGCGCTAGAGCATATATATGAAGGCTTGCTTAGAAAAAATACACACGGATGGAATAGTAAGGATCAAGATGGTAAAGATGTTTTTTGGTCTCCAGTCTATCCATCTATCCGCCAAATTGCCCATGAGGTTCTAAAAACATTGATCGATGGGTATGGCAAGCAAACTTGCTATGCAGGGCCAATGCTCGTTGGTGGAGTATCAGTGTCGAATGACCCCCCTCCATGGGCGGCTTATATGCAGGCAAAAGGTAAGAATAAAATTCAACGAAACGGCCCTTGTCATTGTGGGAGTGCGAAGAAATATAAGGCGTGCTGCTATTTGACTAAAAATACTTGA
- a CDS encoding PAS domain-containing sensor histidine kinase, whose product MFNPTPTRVAVTYAVLSALWIFTSDKLMGALFANAPGMLVLAGMFKGWFFVVITAILLYLALIQVKRQAETQGSAVRTAEERLSHLVETAPIGIFRTTPEGRFLFANPALARIHGYDSPKALLRAVTQIGEDLYVDPQRRDQLLASLREHGSVYNFESLRKRSDGGTVWVSTSASLIADPLTGEETIHGFTMDISTRKHAELLLREQEEYSRRLIEASPLPIAVTDLTSGSLSINPAFTRLLGYMPQDVPTIDAWWPQAYPDPDLRERVRNSWKERFSSTEPSGETIPPSEWEVTDKSGKVRNLGFHVSRFGRLAVVMLVDLSERIRAEEALRRSEERFRSIVESSPSAMHLYTLEQSGELRFTLANLTADRILGINHKELYGKTLLQAFPALQNTHIPETYLRVALGELPPQSFETPYKDGAISGTFEVHAFKTGENMLVVSFTEISERIRMRELMVQTEKMLSVGGLAAGVAHEINNPLAGILQSVQNILRRFAPELPANAKAATEAGVDLEAMRRYLENREILGFLEAIKHSGERAARIVQNMLSFTRKSSSRHAPTDMAELLENTLEIAATHYDLKKKYDFRRIEIVRDYQPGMPKVPCSPQEIQQVVFNLLDNAAQAGVDRPVKDEPLRITLRLRAGSDYAVLEVEDNGPGMDEDVRKKVFEPFFTTKDVGAGTGLGLSVSYFIVTGNHRGTFQVRSAPGEGTTFIIRLPLGVE is encoded by the coding sequence GTCGCCGTCACGTACGCCGTGCTGAGCGCGCTGTGGATCTTCACGTCCGACAAGCTCATGGGGGCGCTCTTCGCCAACGCCCCGGGCATGCTGGTCCTGGCAGGCATGTTCAAGGGCTGGTTCTTCGTGGTGATTACCGCGATCCTGCTCTACCTGGCCCTGATCCAGGTGAAACGCCAGGCCGAGACCCAGGGCTCCGCCGTGCGCACGGCGGAGGAGCGGTTGAGCCACCTCGTGGAGACCGCGCCCATCGGCATCTTCCGCACCACCCCCGAAGGCCGCTTCCTCTTCGCGAACCCCGCCCTGGCCCGCATCCACGGGTACGACAGCCCCAAAGCCCTGCTTCGCGCCGTCACTCAAATCGGGGAGGACCTCTACGTCGACCCGCAGCGCCGCGACCAATTGCTGGCGAGCCTGCGTGAACACGGTTCCGTGTACAACTTCGAGAGCCTCCGCAAACGCTCGGACGGGGGCACCGTCTGGGTCTCGACCAGCGCCAGCCTGATAGCCGACCCGCTCACCGGCGAGGAGACCATCCACGGCTTCACCATGGACATCTCCACCCGCAAGCACGCCGAGCTGCTGCTGCGCGAGCAGGAGGAATACTCCCGCAGGCTCATCGAGGCGTCGCCCCTGCCCATCGCCGTCACAGACCTCACGTCGGGGTCGCTCAGCATCAACCCCGCCTTCACGCGGCTGCTGGGCTATATGCCCCAAGACGTGCCCACCATCGACGCATGGTGGCCGCAGGCCTACCCTGACCCGGATCTGCGGGAGAGGGTCAGGAACAGCTGGAAAGAGCGGTTCTCCAGCACCGAGCCGTCCGGCGAAACGATTCCGCCTTCCGAATGGGAGGTGACCGACAAGTCCGGCAAGGTACGCAACCTCGGGTTCCATGTGTCGCGCTTCGGCAGGCTGGCGGTGGTCATGCTCGTTGACCTCTCCGAGCGCATCCGCGCGGAGGAGGCACTGCGCCGCTCGGAGGAGCGGTTCCGAAGCATCGTGGAGAGTTCCCCGTCGGCCATGCATCTCTATACGTTGGAACAGAGCGGCGAACTTCGTTTCACCCTGGCCAACCTCACGGCGGACCGCATCCTGGGCATCAACCACAAGGAGCTCTACGGCAAGACGCTGCTGCAGGCCTTCCCGGCCCTGCAGAACACCCACATCCCCGAGACATACCTGCGTGTCGCCCTGGGCGAGCTGCCCCCCCAGTCCTTCGAGACCCCCTACAAGGATGGCGCCATCTCCGGGACCTTCGAGGTGCACGCCTTCAAGACAGGGGAGAACATGCTCGTGGTCAGTTTCACGGAGATCTCCGAGCGCATCCGCATGCGCGAGCTCATGGTGCAGACCGAAAAGATGCTCAGCGTGGGCGGGCTCGCTGCGGGCGTGGCGCACGAGATCAACAACCCGCTGGCCGGCATCCTGCAGTCCGTGCAGAACATCCTGCGCAGGTTCGCGCCGGAGCTGCCCGCCAACGCCAAGGCCGCGACGGAGGCCGGGGTCGACCTGGAGGCCATGCGCCGCTATCTGGAGAACCGCGAGATCCTCGGATTCCTGGAGGCCATCAAACACTCGGGGGAGCGCGCCGCCAGGATCGTGCAGAACATGCTCAGCTTCACGCGCAAGAGCTCCTCCAGGCATGCGCCCACCGACATGGCCGAGCTGCTGGAGAACACCCTGGAGATCGCAGCCACCCACTACGACCTGAAAAAGAAGTACGATTTCAGGCGCATCGAGATCGTGAGGGACTACCAGCCCGGAATGCCCAAGGTGCCCTGCTCGCCCCAGGAGATCCAGCAGGTGGTCTTCAACCTGCTGGACAACGCCGCCCAGGCCGGCGTGGACCGGCCCGTCAAGGACGAGCCCCTGCGCATCACGCTGCGCCTGCGCGCCGGGAGCGACTACGCCGTGCTGGAGGTGGAGGACAACGGTCCCGGCATGGACGAGGACGTGCGCAAAAAGGTGTTCGAGCCCTTCTTCACCACCAAGGACGTGGGGGCGGGCACGGGGCTCGGGCTTTCCGTGAGCTACTTCATCGTCACCGGCAACCACCGCGGGACGTTCCAGGTGCGCTCGGCCCCCGGCGAGGGGACCACGTTCATCATCAGGCTGCCGCTGGGGGTGGAGTGA